A DNA window from Micromonospora sp. NBC_01739 contains the following coding sequences:
- a CDS encoding GNAT family N-acetyltransferase: MTSRSLPISSARPEDFDEMGRHLNFLFHHGLEPEAHETERRIFEPERALLIRDGPELVGTAAAFTRALGVPGGEVAAAHVSMVGVAPTHRRRGLLTTLMRRQLTEIHEAGREPVAVLWASEGRIYPRFGYGLAAQRLQITGNTLELRLPPPTADEGRLRLDSPADRLADLSRVYDRVRAARPGWSARDERWWRYVLLDPQAHRGGATERRVVLHEGPEGIDGYGLFRTKAEWDGTGPKCQTTVDEVVATSVAGYRAIWRLLLSMDLTRQVTFLRAAVDEPLLRMVDEPRRLSPTLVDALWVRVVDVPGALSARRYATDIDVVIEVTDDLLPANSGRWRLKGGPTAASCVPVTDPADLACDVSCLGELYLGGARLTALADAGRLRELRPGALASADPAVGWHRAPSALEVF, from the coding sequence GTGACCAGCCGCTCCCTGCCGATCAGCAGCGCCCGCCCGGAAGACTTCGACGAGATGGGGCGCCACCTCAACTTCCTGTTCCATCACGGCCTCGAACCCGAGGCACATGAGACCGAACGCAGGATCTTCGAACCGGAGCGTGCCCTGCTGATACGCGACGGTCCCGAGTTGGTCGGCACCGCCGCCGCCTTCACCCGGGCGTTGGGGGTGCCCGGCGGCGAGGTGGCCGCCGCCCACGTCAGCATGGTCGGGGTGGCCCCCACCCACCGGCGGCGGGGTCTGCTCACCACGCTGATGCGCCGACAACTGACCGAGATCCACGAGGCCGGCCGGGAACCGGTGGCGGTGCTCTGGGCCAGCGAGGGCCGGATCTATCCCCGCTTCGGGTACGGCCTGGCGGCGCAGCGACTCCAGATCACCGGCAACACCCTTGAGCTGCGGCTACCGCCGCCGACCGCCGACGAGGGCCGACTGCGCCTGGACTCTCCGGCCGACCGCCTGGCGGACCTTAGCCGGGTGTACGACCGGGTACGCGCTGCCCGACCCGGTTGGTCCGCCCGCGACGAGCGCTGGTGGCGCTACGTCCTGCTGGATCCGCAGGCCCACCGGGGCGGCGCCACCGAGCGGCGGGTGGTGCTGCACGAGGGACCCGAGGGCATCGACGGGTACGGCCTGTTCCGCACCAAGGCCGAGTGGGACGGCACCGGCCCGAAGTGTCAGACCACGGTCGACGAGGTGGTGGCGACCAGTGTCGCCGGGTACCGGGCGATCTGGCGGCTGCTGCTCTCGATGGACCTGACCCGCCAGGTGACCTTCCTGCGGGCTGCCGTGGACGAGCCCCTGCTGCGGATGGTCGACGAACCACGCCGACTGAGCCCGACTCTGGTCGACGCCCTGTGGGTACGGGTGGTCGATGTGCCGGGCGCCCTGTCCGCCCGGCGTTACGCCACCGACATCGACGTGGTGATCGAGGTGACCGATGACCTGCTGCCCGCCAACAGCGGCCGGTGGCGGCTCAAGGGCGGCCCGACGGCGGCCAGTTGCGTACCGGTGACCGATCCGGCCGACCTGGCCTGCGACGTGAGCTGCCTGGGCGAGTTGTACCTCGGCGGTGCCCGGCTGACCGCCCTGGCCGATGCCGGCCGGCTACGCGAACTGCGGCCCGGCGCCCTGGCCTCCGCCGATCCGGCGGTCGGCTGGCACCGCGCCCCCTCCGCCCTCGAGGTCTTCTGA
- a CDS encoding MvdC/MvdD family ATP grasp protein, whose product MTTSPSDRGILIFTQDFDPTVDPVVRTLTARGADIVRVDLSYFPQTLTFTTSDFDGERRRLLHRGREVDLDRLSGVWYRRPTAFRFHEQMSEAEQQFARNEALHGIGGILRSTDCLWVNRPDVDAVAELKPYQLQLAKQVGMRVPRTLLTNDPAEVRALVGATDQPVVYKALTGGVIHYPGAFPSGLYTTVVGEEVLANADRVQHTICMFQEYIEKAYEVRLTVVGNTWFPVVIDSQALPTTSVDWRGENHLPYGPYKPLPDEVVAKTQRLLDRLGLVYAAIDFIVTPEGEYVFLEVNPGGQFMWLQHDLGLPMDETIADLLLAGGPFRQGEVTQVGY is encoded by the coding sequence ATGACCACCTCGCCATCTGATCGCGGGATCCTGATCTTCACCCAGGACTTCGATCCCACGGTCGACCCCGTCGTGCGGACCCTCACCGCCCGGGGGGCCGACATCGTCCGCGTCGACCTGAGCTACTTCCCGCAGACGCTGACGTTCACCACCTCGGATTTCGATGGCGAGCGGCGGCGGCTGCTGCACCGCGGGCGGGAGGTCGATCTCGATCGGCTCTCCGGGGTGTGGTACCGCCGCCCCACAGCCTTCCGCTTCCACGAGCAGATGAGCGAGGCCGAACAGCAGTTCGCCCGCAACGAGGCCCTGCACGGCATCGGCGGCATCCTGCGCAGCACGGACTGCCTCTGGGTCAACCGTCCCGACGTCGACGCGGTCGCCGAGCTCAAGCCCTACCAACTCCAGTTGGCCAAGCAGGTAGGCATGCGGGTGCCCCGCACCCTGCTCACCAACGACCCCGCCGAGGTACGCGCCCTGGTCGGTGCCACCGACCAGCCCGTGGTCTACAAGGCCCTCACCGGCGGGGTGATCCACTATCCGGGCGCCTTCCCCAGCGGCCTCTACACCACTGTGGTGGGCGAGGAGGTGCTGGCCAACGCCGACCGGGTCCAGCACACGATCTGCATGTTCCAGGAGTACATCGAGAAGGCGTACGAGGTCCGGCTGACCGTCGTCGGGAACACCTGGTTCCCGGTGGTGATCGACTCCCAGGCCCTGCCCACCACCTCTGTCGACTGGCGCGGCGAGAACCACCTGCCCTACGGCCCGTACAAACCACTGCCCGACGAGGTGGTGGCGAAGACCCAACGCCTGCTCGACCGCCTCGGCCTCGTCTACGCGGCCATCGACTTCATCGTCACCCCCGAGGGGGAGTACGTCTTCCTGGAGGTGAACCCGGGCGGCCAGTTCATGTGGCTGCAACACGACCTGGGTCTGCCGATGGACGAGACCATCGCCGACCTGCTGCTGGCCGGCGGCCCCTTCCGGCAGGGCGAGGTAACCCAGGTCGGCTACTGA
- a CDS encoding TlpA family protein disulfide reductase gives MIGALLLVAQLALVGTLGWALVGKVRDRAAFAAFRASLPRTVGVPAARAGALAVAVLAAEALTAGILLAAVALPALAAAGFALATGLFAAFTVAVAGMVRRGVREPCHCFGGAESPPGPAHVLRNLLLTAVALGGAALAFGGVRPPSLSTLTAEPSGADMAPSSVLLLVVTVLCLVNTTVLLVVLAQLRRQSTLLKVSIEGVENPEPIMLTAGATVGDFTATTVDGTPVSRAGLRGETLVGFLSPSCPACAESLPGFVARAEAIPREQTLAVVLGTGEAATQLCERLAPVAQVINEPERGPVARAFGVDGYPAFGLLSGDTVVASHFVLDRVPVTSAS, from the coding sequence ATGATCGGGGCGTTGCTGCTCGTCGCCCAACTGGCCCTGGTCGGCACCCTCGGCTGGGCCCTGGTGGGCAAGGTACGCGACCGGGCCGCCTTCGCGGCCTTCCGCGCCTCGCTGCCGCGTACCGTCGGGGTGCCGGCGGCCCGGGCGGGGGCCCTGGCGGTGGCCGTCCTGGCGGCCGAGGCGCTCACCGCCGGGATCCTGCTGGCCGCGGTCGCCCTCCCCGCCCTGGCGGCTGCGGGCTTCGCGCTGGCCACCGGCCTGTTCGCGGCCTTCACGGTGGCCGTGGCCGGGATGGTCCGTCGCGGGGTCCGGGAGCCCTGTCACTGCTTCGGGGGCGCCGAGAGTCCGCCCGGCCCCGCGCACGTCCTGCGCAACCTGCTGTTGACCGCGGTCGCCCTGGGCGGGGCGGCGCTGGCCTTCGGCGGGGTCCGGCCACCGTCGCTGTCCACCCTCACCGCTGAACCGTCCGGAGCTGACATGGCCCCCTCGTCCGTCCTGCTGCTCGTGGTCACGGTGCTGTGTCTGGTCAACACCACCGTCCTGCTGGTCGTGCTCGCGCAGCTACGGCGGCAGTCCACCCTGCTGAAGGTCAGCATCGAGGGGGTGGAGAACCCCGAGCCGATCATGCTGACCGCCGGTGCCACCGTCGGCGACTTCACCGCCACCACGGTCGACGGCACACCGGTGTCCCGGGCCGGGCTGCGGGGGGAGACCCTGGTGGGGTTCCTCTCCCCGAGCTGTCCGGCGTGCGCGGAGAGCCTGCCCGGGTTCGTCGCCCGGGCCGAGGCGATCCCCCGGGAGCAGACCCTGGCCGTGGTGCTGGGCACCGGTGAGGCCGCCACCCAACTCTGCGAGCGGCTGGCCCCGGTGGCCCAGGTGATCAACGAGCCTGAGCGGGGCCCGGTGGCCCGCGCCTTCGGGGTGGACGGCTACCCGGCGTTCGGGCTGCTCTCCGGCGACACCGTGGTCGCCAGCCACTTCGTACTCGACCGGGTGCCCGTCACCAGCGCCTCGTGA